The nucleotide window AAACCCCTACAGTTATAACAAAAGGGACTTATGGTCACAGTCTAATCATTGAACTTAGTTATTCACACAAAGGTCTATCTGAGTGGATCACCAACCTACGTGAACCATATCCGTTATTTCTAATTGATAGTGAATGGTTAGAAAGAAGTCCTGACCTTGTAAAACAATTAAAAGAAAAAAATATTCAAGTGGGTCTACTCGGATCGCCCAATGTACTTTACGAAGATGATACTCTTTTAGAGAAGCAACTTAAAGTATATGAAAAAACATTCAACGAATTGCCACTCTGGTTTGCTACTGCTGATTATATAGTAGATTCTAAAATACAAAAGGTTTTACACGCAAGAGGGATTAATATAATCGCCCCTTCAACTTCGTTTACTACACTTGATGGTGACTTAACAGATGGTGAATTTGTTAGTATCCCAATTCATCGAGAGCAAAACATATCTTTCGAACAAATTACACAGTATATGAATCAACATAAGTTTATTTCTATTGAGGAAAATATATTTGGCTATAAAATCAATACAAAACGCCTACCTTAAAACTAAAACTATTAATAGTTTTTATCGATTGCTGTAGACCAAAAAATAGTTGTGGAAATAAAAAGGATTCAATTAAGGTTAGATTCATATAAAAATTAATGAATAGTATTTTAAAAAAGCATGGGGAAATTGATTTCCACATGCTTTTTGATTGCTTAAGAAATTTAAAAGAGAATAAATACTTTTTTTTATGCTTTCGCCGTTTTTGTCGTTTCTTTACGTGCTTTGCGACGCTCTTCTAAGTTTTTTCGATCAATTTCTGATTGTGAGTTGTACTTTGGCAACATTAATATTTGATATGCATTGACTGCTACAAGTGGGAATAATAATAATGCGACATACACATCGATATTTTCTTGACGTCCCATTAACGCAATAATCCATTCTAATGATGTGACTACAATCATAAAGAACACTGTTGAAATTAAAACATGAGGTTTTTGCGTCATTTTCACTTTTTTTAATGCTGTTGCAAAGGCAGCACCAATTAATACAATTAATAGAAATCCATAAATAAACCAATCACTTGCTGTATTTGCGCCTGGAGCAAATCGGAAAATAATAATATCAACCAAAACAATTATTATTAATAAAATTTGCACCCAGTTCCACAGCGTTAACGATCTAAATACATTCACACCTACTTGATGCAATGTTAAGTAAGCAAAAAAGCCGGCTTGAGCCATTACACTCATTGTAATCCCTAATACTATATTCCATACAACCGCAGCTAGAAATTCTACAAATTCACCATTCACTAAATACGGTTGGTAGAAGTCCCAACGTATAATTAACGATGCAACTGCATTTACTATACCGCCAATTAATAAAGCCCAAAAAGCAAATTTAACCCAGTTTCGTATCGTCACGACATTACTTCCTCCACTTTTTTAATATACTTGTATATTTTAACAAGTGAAAGCAAAAAAAGCGACAGAGGAAGTGACTGGTTACATAGAATTTGTAGAATTGTGAACAATAATTGAAAGACTGAAGATAGAAAGGAGTGATACAATGGCACGACGTTTTTTATTGCTACCCTTTTTCCTCTTATTACTTGCTGGCTGTGGCGATGCAAAATCAACTACCCTTTCTTATGAAGAAGTAAAAAAGATTATGGTCGATGCGGTTCAGACTGAAGAGGGAAAAAAAGCAATCCGTCAGTTGTTTGAAGAAAAAAGTTTTCGTGAGTTACTCGTGTTAGATACAGAAGAAGTAAAAAAGGCGACTGAAGAAACATTGCTTTCAAAAGAAGCGAATGAATTTTGGATTAAAACATTCGAAGATCCTAAATTCAAGGAGTCCTTCGCGAAAAGCATGAAGAAGCAACAGCAAGATTTAATGAAAGATTTAATGGCTGATGCATCTTATCAAGAAGATTTAATATCCTTCTTCAGCCAGCCGGATATGCAAAAGCAGCTTGAAACGATTTTAAAAGGAACAACTATGCGGAAAGAAATCGAAAAAGTGGTAATGGAGACAATTGATAATCCACTACTTCAAACAAAATGGCAAGAATTAATTAAAAAGAGTGGAGAAGCCGCTTCTTCTGATAAAGGATCTGGAGGTAGTGGTGGAGAAAGCGGAGGTTCAAAAGGAGGAAACAGTAGCTCAGAATAAAAAAATAACCAGCTGCTTATTTTTAAAGCAACTGGTTATTTTTATTATTTATT belongs to Solibacillus sp. FSL R7-0682 and includes:
- a CDS encoding KinB-signaling pathway activation protein, producing MTIRNWVKFAFWALLIGGIVNAVASLIIRWDFYQPYLVNGEFVEFLAAVVWNIVLGITMSVMAQAGFFAYLTLHQVGVNVFRSLTLWNWVQILLIIIVLVDIIIFRFAPGANTASDWFIYGFLLIVLIGAAFATALKKVKMTQKPHVLISTVFFMIVVTSLEWIIALMGRQENIDVYVALLLFPLVAVNAYQILMLPKYNSQSEIDRKNLEERRKARKETTKTAKA
- the gerD gene encoding spore germination lipoprotein GerD; protein product: MARRFLLLPFFLLLLAGCGDAKSTTLSYEEVKKIMVDAVQTEEGKKAIRQLFEEKSFRELLVLDTEEVKKATEETLLSKEANEFWIKTFEDPKFKESFAKSMKKQQQDLMKDLMADASYQEDLISFFSQPDMQKQLETILKGTTMRKEIEKVVMETIDNPLLQTKWQELIKKSGEAASSDKGSGGSGGESGGSKGGNSSSE